The following DNA comes from Falco rusticolus isolate bFalRus1 chromosome 12, bFalRus1.pri, whole genome shotgun sequence.
ATCAGCGGGCAATAACAGGGGCAGGGGAGCCAGTATCTATTTCAACCCCCCACTTCTTGCATGTGTGTTTTTGTTAAcatcagcatcttttttttttttttgaaaatcatgtATCTGGAACAGTACTAAAAGGTGAAGGCTACAGCCTCTGACAGGTACGCTGAGGGTATTGTAACAGGATGAGAGCTCCATCTGCGAAAGTGGGTTTCTTCACAGACATTTATTGactgaagttaaatatttgGCAGGTGAACTTCAAACATCCTTTTGTTTTGTGacaggaaaaaacctgctgaatAATCTGTAACATCACACTTTAAAAAGCGAATAGAAGCAGACGTCGTGGAAAAAGagaagtgcaaaaaaaaaaatcaacatctgGAAATAATaaaggacactgaaaaaaatccattcctAATGAGAAAGGGAAATAGGCTGCAAAATGTGTTCTTTATTGTTAAAGACATTTGTATTTACTTACAttccccttttctgttttctttttcagccatGCATCTCAGCATCCCGTGACTTGCCCCTTGGCGTGGCCACAGTCGGGGCGACCAGGCTGCTGACCCTGCCGTCGTGCCTGCCCAGCATCACGCCATCGCCCTGCGCcgtccctgcagccccttggACAGAAAGACCTCCTCTCCCCTCACTCCGGGGAGGATTTTTCTCTGGCTGGCAGTCGCTTATCTCTGTGAGTGCGGGAGGAGTTTCCCATGGCAGCCTTTGAGGCGCCTTCCTAACGCTCTCTGTTCCGCAGCGTGCCCCGCGGTCCTGGCTGCCGGGGCAAAAAGCCACGCTCCGAGCGAGCGAGCATCGCAGGAGCCGTTGTTAACAAATGAGGCTTGTTAAGATGAAGGAAGGTCTGAAAGCTTTAAAACGTGCCAGTCTAGAAATAATCAATATATACTGCTGAAGGCACAGCGCCGGCAGCCAGAcggaaaggaggagaagggtGTGGAACGGGAGGAAAAACTGATGACCAAGTCAGAGACCAAAcggctgtgatttttctttccatcactgCGCTTTATTTTGATGAATTGATTGTGTGGGTGAAGGATACGCTGGCAGCTGCGTGTGCCTGAGCTATGACAGTCATTTGTAACTTGTTtgctccctttctctctctctctccccctgtAAGTGGAGAGGAGAGCGCTCACAAAATAACTAGCATAGCGCAAATAGTTTTACTGAACAAAAAGGTCGAGAgttcaaaaaataatgaaggacCAGCGTCCTCCTCCGTTGCAACCTCTCGTTTGCTCAGCCGCAGAGGGAGTGGGCTGTGCCACAGTTTATGGTACTTTCTGAATGGCTCTAAACTGGCCAAGAAATAATGGggaaatggtaaaaataatGACTCGTAGGGTAAGAATTCTCTGGGCTGAACTTTGGCATCGCTAAAAATGAATCCTGTTCTAAATGCTGCAGATAGGGCTTTTGTGGCGCCGGGATTAGACGCTGCAGTGCCATGCAATTAATAAATGGCCTAACTATGGCTGGCTGTGCAGGAAGGGGAATAGCTTTAAGTCATCGTTATCTAACCTTAATTAACGGAGTAACATATACACAGGTGGTTTTATCTATATGAACTCTGCCTGCCTTGCGCTTTCTGGCAAACGTGAATATGTTCTGACATAACGAGAATAACTTTTTATCAAATGAACGATGTTTGTATGTGCCCTGTGGTGCTTCATTGTACTCGATCCCTCCTCAGGCATTTGCAATTTATTGCTCGCTTCTTCATCAGCCAGGAGCAGCGGGGAGGAAAAACTTTACATACCCTGCATAGGGATACAGGGAGCATTTACATTTCAGTGCATGATTTAAAACCACAAAGGCgaaattaattatttactggctgcagctctgctctgaggaCATCTAGCTGAGCTCTTTACCAAAGATACTTTGTTTGATGAAGTGTAGCTTATTAATTGGTTTGAGGACCTGCACTTTTTCCAGGCCGCCAGCCAATTCAGTACTTAGCAGGTGCGTATGTGGTTACTTAGCCTTGACTTGTGTTTCACTGGCATTTTATCTCCTCCGGTGGATGCTTGTAGTCTATCCTTCATCAGGGATGTAGCACTCATCCTTAGGGCTTTCTTGTTTATAAGTCTAATGCTTTTCCAGCCCCCTCCTAACGTGTCCAGTCTCTAAGGTCCTAAGTCAGGGTTGAAGGAACTGACGTGAAGCAACTCCTGCCTGGGTCTGGAAGGCGTCTGGGACCAACCTACGCGTGCTGGTCCTGGCAGGAGGCACCTCAGATAGCAGCATGGTGTGGGTGATGAGTCGCAGGCTGGTTCTGGTGGCCACAAaatgctccctgctgcctctcaTCTGGGGATGCTCATGCCCTGTTGCCTGCGTCCATCGCAGGAGGAGAATGTCTCCCTTGGAGACACCTCAGGAACCAGCTGCTCGTTGCATATGTTATCTTGGTGGGCTGGTTTTGCCCTGATGGTTGTAGTGTGTGTACCTTCGCCATCAGCAGTGAGTTGCTACAGCTTTTCaactacacaaaaaaataatcccctGTCAgcctcctggttttgtttttggaaACAGCTGCACCATTCTTagtaaaatgctgttttgtttaatggggggaaggaggggaaactTGACCTGGAGCAGAGACCTAATATGGAAGATCTCTGTCCATATTCCAAGCTATACATAAGCTGTATAGTTGGAAGTGTTATGCAGGTGGTCCTGTACCGCTGTGGGACTTTCTGCTCTCTCTGATGTAGAGGCTGCATACATCAGATGCTCTGAACAGCCCGTAAAGCTTAAATGTCCTTTTGATCCCcaacccagcagagcagcagggattCGTGGGCAGTTTATCTGTTTCTACACGGCTGTCTTAGAATGATACATGTAAAGCAGAAAGTACACTGTGTTTGTGAACTGCAAGCCAATTTTGAGCTTTGTGTGGTTTGCATTTTATAAGGGCTGGGTTCCTTTTGTCTTTcaagataatttatttctgctcaTGTCTGTTGTTTCTCTGTAGATGGTTTGTGGGTAATACATGTGCAAGTGCCTCAAGTTTCTCCTACAAGATGTGTTCCACAAATCCAGCCAATTGGGTCACCTTCGATGACGAGCCACTCTTCCAGTCACCTCAGAAATCGGTTGATAATCAGAGCAGTTGTAAAGCAAATGGCCTTAAACTCAATCTGTCCAGTGTGCATGACTCTTCAAGTAGGTCATCTTCTACAGGCAGCACTCCACTCTCGTCTCCTGTAGTTGACTTCTACCTAAGTCCTGGACCACCCAGCAACTCTCCACTTACTACACCTACCAGAGACTACCCAGGGAGTCCATGCTTCCCAAAGCCTGGGATTCACATTCTTTATCCCATCCCCGAATGGCCATTGAACGTTAACCTTCTTCCATCACCTGGGATTTGCTCATCCCTAACCTCACAGAAACCGAGCAGCCTTCCTTTGAACACCTTGCCTAATGACCATCCAGTTAAGACTTTGGTCTCCAAATCAACAGACGAAGGAAGCCCTAATCCACCAGGAGGTTGTGAGGAGTTAGGAGACTCGTCCTCAGCACCAGGGCGCTTCCCGTACTTCCAGGGCGACTGTGctttttccagtcctttttGGAAGGAAGGATGCTTGCCCAGCACATCACCAGTTAACGTTAGCACACACAGGAAGGATAAAGCACTTGACAGGAGCATCTGTCATCCTAAAGACAAAGAAGCTTGCCACGATCAGAAAAGCCTTAACCAGGGCTCCTTCAGCTACATCTGCGAGAGGCTCGAACACCTGCAAGCTGACAGCTGCGCCGCCGCGGGGAGCCCGCCTGTCTCCAGCACTCGGGCATGGCACGGGCTCTCCCCCGCGGTCCCCTGCAGCCTCTTCAGGAGCCGGAACGTGGATGGGTGGCCATTCATGCTGAGGATTCCCGAAAAGAAGAACATGATGTCGTCTCGGCAGTGGGGCCCTATTTACCTTAGCGTCCTAGCCGGAGGTGTATTGCAGATGTATTATGAAAAGGGCCTGGAGAAACCTTTCAAGGAattccagctgcagccacacTGTAAGCTGTCCGAACCCAAATTAGAGAGCTATAATGTCTCGGGGAAAATCCATACCGTGAAGATCGAGTGTGTGTCTTacatggagaaaaggaggtaCCATCCCAAAGTAGAAGTGATCCATGAACCAGAGGTTGAGCAGATGTTAAAGCTGGGCACCACAGATTATAACGACTTCACCGATTTCCTCGTAACGGTCGACGAAGAGCTTATGAAGCTTCCTGCTGTTTCTAGACAAAGGAGGAATTATGAAGAGCAAGAAATGACGCTGGAGATAGTGGATAACTTTTGGGGGAAAGTCACtaaggcagaaggaaaactcGTGGAAAGTGCTGTCATCACGCACATCTACTGCTTATGTTTTGTGAACGGGACTGCTGACTGCTTTCTAACCCTGAATGACCTGGAGCTCCAGAAGAGGGACCAGCGTTACTttgagaaggaggaggagaagaaatggaTCGATATTCTCGATTACCATTTCCATAACTGTGTTAAAGTGCAGGAATTTGAACAATCGCGAATTATTAAGTTTACGCCCCTGGATGCCTGCAGGCTGGAACTGATGCGTTTCAGGACACAGTACAACGGGCAAGACCTTCCCTTTTCTGTGAAGGCAGCAGTAGTGGTTCAGGGGGCGTATGTTGAACTTCAGGCTTTTATAAACATGTCTTCAACTGCTCCAATCCCAACGCGTGTACCCTCTGTGAGATACTGTGAAAACATTATGATACGCTTTCCCGTTCCCACGCAGTGGGTCAAAGCACTTTGGACCATGAACCTCCAAAGGCAGAAGTCCCTAAAAGCGAAAATGAATAGGAGGGCATGCCTTGGCGCTTTACATGAGGTTGAATCTGATCCCGTAATACAAGTCTCGGTTGGAACAGCAAAATATGAGAGTGCCTACAGGGCGGTTGTGTGGAAGATAGACAGGCTTCCAGATAAAAACTCAAGTAAATAATTTGAGCTTTAAAATGATGGGCTTGGGCACACACCTTCGCTGTTTTCATGCTTGTGTACCTCCGTCAGCTTCTgtagtttgggtttttatcTGTGTGGTGATACTGGTAGAAGCTGGAGTAACCTTTTAGGAAAAAGAGAATATagccttatttatttatttatttatctatctatctatctatctatctatctatttatttatttatttaaaggacaTTTTCCTAATTTATTTGATGGAGGCAGGTGTATTGCCAGTAGTTACAGGCGTGCAACATCACGGAAGGGAATCTCAACATTCTGACTAAACCTCAAGTCTGCACTAAGACAGAGGGAAGGGTTTATGCTTCACATATACCAGCTGGGCAATGGTGGGCTGGGAAGCAAACGTCGGTAGGTAAAATGATTTGCCCACCCAATATGACACGTTTGATAGAAAAGGTGGAATTGTAACTCTTGGCTTTTTAGCGTCATTTAAGAAACAGCAGGTATGGTACATAATGAGAAGGTACTGTGGTCAAACTTGCTGTAGGAGGCTGGCTGTGCTTTTGCAAAGGCTAATATCTATTGCCTCTTTTCTGGGGTTGTGCCTTGGGGTCGTACGTTCATGGCAATAACTGCACTGGCAGAAAATGCATCCTGCTTTATCCCCATTTCTCTCTGGTGATGGTACCTCACTAAAAACTTGCAGCAATAAAACCAGCGAAGTTTATAGTCGCGTGTGTGGAAGTTGTTAATTTCCCACCAAGTCAAATAGTTAATTTACCTTAatttaatggagaaaatatGACtttctggagaaggaaaatgtaaatatatggTTTTACAATTCCAATTTTTAGTCACATTACCAGATTAATAGTGCTATATAGTACTTTCCTAAAGGCATAAAAATTATTGAGGAATATAGTATTCTGCTTCAAGGTCAGCAGAGTGAAGGCATTTGATCCTTTGCTTGGATCTGCATTATGTGTATTTGAGGCCTTAGGACTCTGTGTAAGACAAGGCATCTATTGAAGCATTTTGCctaaaatatctgtaaaattTGTACTTTTAAGAAGGGGGTAGGTACGTAGTATTAACAAATGGATTGGCCTAGTCTCGTAGTATCCTAACTGTCTGGACTAGctacttctttaaaatgtccAGAAAAGATTTACTCTTCTTAAGTCCTGGTTTCAGATATGCTAGTGCTAAATAGACATATCCACTCCCAGGTTTTGTCATCTAGATGTGTGTGCAGGTGAAATTTAACAttcaaaactattaaaaaaaaaaagagtgaaggCAAAAAATCTCCCGAGGATACTTCCTCCACCCACACCCCCCATTTTTAACTAATTCTAACTTACATGTAATTTGAATTGTTGTTTAGGTACTTATGActttaccttatttttttactgctggGTATTTGAATTCTGACCAATATTTAGTGACAGAAATAACAGATTgacagagaaactgaggcaggaaCAAATGAAAGGGGAATATTAGCCTAAGCCTATATATGAACTAGATTGATTAAAAGAGCATTTGAAGCATCATGCATCAACATGCTAATGTGGCAGTTGTGAGAGCATGCATTATTGCATGGCTGCTGGCAGACGAGAGCTAGTATTTTGACTAATGATGCTGCATGGAAATACTGGTCCCTTTTGCATGCAGACTGCATCTTGCTTAGGCCATCAGGTCTCCCAAACCTCGAGCAGTTGGGCCTTTCGATTTCTATCGATGCACACCGCGGGAGGAACAGCACAAATGCCACCGTGGtcagcttcagaaatgctgtCGTGTTAACACCatctctggttttgctttggaagaagCTGTGGTTGGCTTGGACCTGTGGCTAATGCCATATAGTTCCCCCCGAATTGGCCGATCGCTCCCTTTTACACGCTGCTTGTTAGCTGGGTACCTCACACTCTGCTCAGAGAGGATGCCGGTGGCTCCCAGCGAtgggcagaggagctgcagcatcatCAGGCAGGTTAACGCAAGGCAGGGAGCCAAGCCAGAATtaagggtggggggagagaaatggcagagagagggaagatAAAGGGAGGCAGTAAGGGAGGGGTTGGGGACTCTGGAAAATAGCCAGAGAGGGCAGAGGAGCTGATGGAGAGGTATAAGAGAACTAGTAGGCAGAAGAAGATTCTTCAGGTCTTCAAAATCCATAGACATGTAAGATGCGCTACAAGGCTTCAAGGATTTCGCTGTGCTGCTGTGAGCCACGTGTCTTCCCAAGGCTTATGGGACTGACCGGCTGGGTAGCTTTTAATATTCTTTGCCATTTGATATAGATTTGCTTCTGCAAAATCAAGTCAGCAATTGAGTCAGGCAGTTTTAAAGAAGTTTATAAGTTTTCCAAAAGTCTTTAATTCTCTGCAGGTCATTCACCTTAGGGTTTGATGTGCACAGTGAACTTCAGATTTATATTACTTGATAGTAAGAACTGTTTTTTGTGGCATTCTACagctttacattattttctacCAGTAGCTTAAACTTTTGACATTTGAATAATTCCTCTGGCTGAGAtctccaaaataatttgtatcCCTGAAATGTTCTTGCGTTCgaaaaaacattttggtagTAATACTGCCCAGTCAAATTTTAAACCTCTCTATCAAGTTTTCTGTATGCAGTTAAGAGTTTAAAAATAGACTTGTCCCAATGCATGCCAAAAATCTGGAGGCAGTCAAACTAATAGAAATATGTAGACTTTCATAATGCATTtactgcagggagaaaaatatgcctaggcttttgctttcaaaaagcctttgtctgtcttcttaaaaaaaaaggaaaggaaaggttgCCTACAGTTATATAGTGATTCTCTTTATAGACATCGAAATATGTTAGCATCCACTGGATTCTGCTAAAGTGTTTCCTTACTTTCCTTAGAAGAGCGCGGGCCAAGCAAAGTCGATGTGAGCTGCGAGATActccacattttttaaaagctgcctaTGCTTATTCAGTTATATAGATGGAGAGTTTGAAGCCAGAAtgttagcattttttttttttaaaaaaaaaaaaggtaaaaagctCTAGACTTCAAAGGGTTGATCCAATGAAGTTTGAAAATTCTGCAAATTGAATCTACGCTTGTGAAATTGGGGCATCGTATAAGGAAACGTCGAACATATGatttcagcacagcactggggcCAGCCTTTGGGTGGCAGCGGCTGTATGCACCTGTAttgcccagggagctggggagaggtTAGACTTTGAAACTGGCTGTTTTAATCTCTTGCTGTGTAAATTTGTGCCCTGTGGTGTTTCCTGCTAGGATACCTCCATGCTTGGGCCGTTGTATAAAGCAACAATTCTTCAGCTGatgatttctccttttcttctgcatcatgGAGCCACACTGAGAAAGCAGTGATTAAGCAACACAGAGAGATGGAGCCAGGGGAGCttgtggctgctggcagccctgctgctgccctttaGCATCTGAGCATGGGCTCCAGTATGGGAGCTGATGTGGTTCCCAGCAGCATTCAGCTGcctcttttcttattttctgaacTGCCTAGGTGGAAACTCCAAGCCATGACTTTGCCAGGTGAGCTCCATCTCTGCCCACCCACCTCTTTCTGGCACCAGCACCATTGCAGACTGCTTCTTGGTGGTGGTACCTTCCTACTCCCTATGCATTCCTCCCAGAAGGTGGGATAAATGCACCCATTTAGACATAGCTGCAGGGGTTGTTGACCTCTAACAACCCTACTGTCAATCTGTTCTTTGTAATTGTTGACGTTTTAATGTTCAAAATAAGACTTTTAGAACTGGAGCTGTTTTGGTAAAAATAGAATTAGTACTTAACTGAAATAACCACCACATTTTTTTGGCCTAAACTGCTTGTTTTCATGAGCCTTTCTCAGATCATTGTTGCTTGAATGCTACTCAGACAGGTGAATAAGGGCTAAATTGTGGGAGTACATGCAGCAAAGTTAGATTATTAATTGTTTGTGAAATGCTACATGAATGCTAAAAGACAgtctgaataattttgtttgtttgtttattttggctTTCTTGTTGTTATTCTTCAAGAAAGACAGCAAGAATTTGGAACATATTTAGGAAGTAAGAGCCAGATTTTCAGACATAAAACAGGAAAGTCTTAGGTGTCTCAATTCACAAAAGTCTTAACAAGTTGCCTAGACACTTAAACCACAGGGTTTCTGTCTCTCATGTTCGTAAAAGCTCACTTAGCTCCCCGAATTATCTGGTTGCCTTTCAGGAGTGATTAGTTTTCACCAGTCCAGGTGATCATGTCTCCACAGAGCCTGATGGGCCACATTTTGGATAGCTGGGCTTGAATCTGAATACGTTGTCTTAGCCTGGTGGACGGACTTACACTGTGCCTGCACCAACCCACTTGTCTCTCCACACCAGTacctctttctctgtttctggcCAACATCTTGCATTTTCAGCATTACAGTTTCTTTTGCAAAAGGATCTTGTACATGCagcctctctttcttcttcaaacTCCGGTGTAATACAAGGCCTGGGAAGCAATAGTTTCATGGAGCAGAATGACAAGGACTGGCCAGTTTTAGGTGAAAACTAAGGCAATGGTCACAGTCTTTCCAAGTGTTGGTTGATCACTTTGTTGTCTGACAGCCGATGGGAAGAAGTTGCTCCAGCAATGGGCAGAAGAACTTCTCCACAAGTGAAGCGGTGAGTACCTCCTTCTGACATTGACATTGGTGCAGGAGACgcatgggctgggggcaaccCTGTGCAAAAAGGTCCAGTGGAGGCTGCTCCAGAGGACCCAGAGCAGTAACCTTACTCAGATCCCAAAACTATTGTCTCTCCTCTGCAGGTTACCACCTAGTGCAAAGGAAAGACCCCACAACTCATCAGATCCAAACACAGACCACCTTATGGGTGTGAGTTATCTGGAATATAAaccctgagattttttttaagggctAATCACAACTGTGCCACGTCTAACAGTGAAGGCTGTAGCAGCAGACCAAGAGGAACGGCCCGTTTGTGCCTGGGCTTAAGTGGACATCTATCACCCAACATTTACCATCAGATACCTGCCCAGGAAGATTCCAAGCAGTGGTTATTTCTGGATTCCCttttgcagaagacaaaataatttcctggaCAATTCCCATTGCTACTTGTTTCTCCATAGGTTTCCCTCCCACAACAGGAAGATGCTGAACATGGTCTCCAAAAGCCTTTAGATCTACTTTTCCTTCTACCACAAATGGACTCCAAACGATGCTACTCTTCAGCAAACCCTCTCTCCTCAGATCTTGGTCAACCATAGCCCCAGAGGCAGAGTGCGCCGCTTTCCTGGCCAAGGCATGACGTGCCATCTTAGCGTTGCAACCCCTGATGTTTTCTGCAGGACACTTGTCTTGTGGCTGATGTGCAGTCTGCACATCCcaacacagcaaacagcacaaAGACCAGGTCAAATAAGTCTGTTGCCAAGCTGCATTCTGGCACCACCACAGGAAAGTGGAGCTGGTCCTGGGAGCCAAGAGGAGCACAGCTCAGGTGGGTCGTGGTGCCATAGACGGGATGACATCTCACAGTTTGGCACTGGAACGGCGTGCCTCTTGGGGCCTCCTTCACCGCTGGTGCTGCTGTCACCACAGCTGTTGCTGGGACGATGGCAGATTCAAGGATGGAGAAGCCCACCTCAACAGGGGCTCATTCCACCACGTCCAGGCAGTCTGGAGGAACGACTGTGGATCAAGAGAGTGTTAGTGCAGGAGAAATGGGCTTGGACACAGCAAGAaatggccagcagcaggacaaggctTATGTCACAAAGGTATACAGATCTGCCTGTCACGAGTGATGAAGTGCCATCTCCTCCTCACACTTGTTTAGTGCTCCAACTTCATTCTCAGGAGGTTGGCAGGTGGCTGTAACACTTGTTTCTGACTTTGTTCCCTCCTCTATTTCAGTAATAAAGTCTCTAATGTAATAGTTTTACCTGTCTCTGTGTATTGTCTTGAGACTTTAGCCACATGCTGCACCCCCCTGGCATTGTACCTCTTTGCCGGCTTGCAAACCGGGTACTTTGTGCTTTAGTGCCTTGAAGGACCCTGTTCTGTAGCGTGCTCAGAGATGTGAGTGATGTCTCGCACATGCCAGGAGCACTGATTTAGCACAAATGGCAGTCGGTACC
Coding sequences within:
- the STON1 gene encoding stonin-1, translated to MCSTNPANWVTFDDEPLFQSPQKSVDNQSSCKANGLKLNLSSVHDSSSRSSSTGSTPLSSPVVDFYLSPGPPSNSPLTTPTRDYPGSPCFPKPGIHILYPIPEWPLNVNLLPSPGICSSLTSQKPSSLPLNTLPNDHPVKTLVSKSTDEGSPNPPGGCEELGDSSSAPGRFPYFQGDCAFSSPFWKEGCLPSTSPVNVSTHRKDKALDRSICHPKDKEACHDQKSLNQGSFSYICERLEHLQADSCAAAGSPPVSSTRAWHGLSPAVPCSLFRSRNVDGWPFMLRIPEKKNMMSSRQWGPIYLSVLAGGVLQMYYEKGLEKPFKEFQLQPHCKLSEPKLESYNVSGKIHTVKIECVSYMEKRRYHPKVEVIHEPEVEQMLKLGTTDYNDFTDFLVTVDEELMKLPAVSRQRRNYEEQEMTLEIVDNFWGKVTKAEGKLVESAVITHIYCLCFVNGTADCFLTLNDLELQKRDQRYFEKEEEKKWIDILDYHFHNCVKVQEFEQSRIIKFTPLDACRLELMRFRTQYNGQDLPFSVKAAVVVQGAYVELQAFINMSSTAPIPTRVPSVRYCENIMIRFPVPTQWVKALWTMNLQRQKSLKAKMNRRACLGALHEVESDPVIQVSVGTAKYESAYRAVVWKIDRLPDKNSSSDHPHSLSYKLELGSDQEIPSDWYPFATVQFIVHDTCASGTEVKSLGVESDLQPQKHVVQKAFYNCQVEIEKKWIRLDGEDPDKAGNCLMQ